In Cryptomeria japonica chromosome 1, Sugi_1.0, whole genome shotgun sequence, the sequence TAGAATCATCTTTATATTTTAGTACTTATTTTCATATATAATATTTCTTGTAGGACAAGGGGAAGACCATACGAGCTCAAATATGGGATACATGCGGTCTAGAGCGCTATGCTTCATTTACAAAATCTTGCTATCGTGGGATCGCAGGGGCTTTGATAGTTTATGATATCACCAGGCCTCGTACCTTTGAAAACGTTGGGAAATGGCTCAAGGAGCTTAGAGACCAGGTTAATACCAATCCAGTAATCATGTTAGTAGGCAACAAATCTGATCTACAACATCTACGAGGTGTATCGACAGAAGATGCTCAAAACTTTGCTGCACAGGAAGGTCTTCTTTTCATGGAAACCTCAGCACTTAAACCTACAAAT encodes:
- the LOC131073512 gene encoding ras-related protein RABA2a, translated to MEGGDYDYLFKVMFTGDSGVGKSNIISRLTRDRFSHQSRPTVGVEFAVHTIQDKGKTIRAQIWDTCGLERYASFTKSCYRGIAGALIVYDITRPRTFENVGKWLKELRDQVNTNPVIMLVGNKSDLQHLRGVSTEDAQNFAAQEGLLFMETSALKPTNVDKALQIVLQEIHKIVSEQAPDSDESKVDGKRISVAKVRTDTERKGCCS